In a genomic window of Patagioenas fasciata isolate bPatFas1 chromosome 39, bPatFas1.hap1, whole genome shotgun sequence:
- the B3GAT3 gene encoding galactosylgalactosylxylosylprotein 3-beta-glucuronosyltransferase 3, giving the protein MRLKLKNIFLLYLVVSVLGLLCALLQLGQPCECPTAPGAERSRGGPRGGAQALPTIYVVTPTYARPVQKAELVRLSQTLLHVPALHWLVVEDAAAPSALVGGLLASSGVPHTHLHAPTPPERRPRPGDPPWVRPRGAEQRNRALRWLRDTRTPRDGGVVYFADDDNTYSVRIFEEMRSTRLVSVWPVGLVGGLRFEGPVVSGGRVVGFHTGWRPERPFPLDMAAFAVALPLLLARPGARFDPQAERGFLESSFLGGLVTPQQLEPKAKNCTEVLVWHTRTERPKLRQEEQLQRQGRGSDPRIEV; this is encoded by the exons ATGCGCCTGAAGCTCAAGAACATCTTCCTGCTCTACCTGGTGGTgtcggtgctggggctgctctgcgcCCTCCTGCAGCTCG GGCAGCCCTGCGAGTGCCCCACGGCGCCGGGGGCCGAGCGGAGCCGGGGGGGGCCCCGGGGGGGGGCCCAGGCCCTGCCCACCATCTACGTGGTGACCCCGACCTACGCCAG GCCGGTGCAGAAGGCCGAGCTGGTCCGTCTGTCCCAGACCCTCCTGCACGTCCCTGCCCTGCACTGGCTGGTGGTGGAGGACGCAGCCGCCCCCTCGGCGCTTGTGGGGGGGCTCCTGGCGTCCAGCGGGGTCCCCCACACCCACCTTCacgcccccaccccccccgagcgccgcccccgccccggggaccccccctgggTGCGGCCCCGGGGGGCGGAGCAGAGGAACCGGGCGCTGCGGTGGCTGCGGGACACCAGGACACCCCGAGATGGGGGGGTCGTGTACTTCGCCGATGACGACAACACCTACAGCGTCAGGATCTTCGAGGAG ATGCGCAGCACCCGTTTGGTGTCGGTGTGGCCGGTGGGGCTGGTCGGGGGGCTGCGTTTCGAGGGTCCCGTGGTGTCCGGGGGCCGCGTCGTTGGCTTCCACACGGGCTGGCGGCCCGAGCGGCCGTTCCCTCTGGACATGGCGGCCTTCGCCGTGGCGCTACCGCTGCTCTTGGCGCGACCCGGGGCGCGATTCGACCCCCAAGCCGAACGGGGGTTCCTGGAGAGCAGTTTCCTTGGGGGGCTCGTCACCCCACAACAGCTGGAGCCCAAAGCCAAGAACTGCACAgag GTCCTGGTGTGGCACACGCGCACGGAGCGGCCGAAGCTGCGGCAGGAGGAGCAGCTACAGCGCCAGGGCCGGGGGTCCGACCCACGGATCGAGGTGTga